The genomic region GCGAGCTGGAGATCATCGCCGAGGACGGCCGCCGGGCCAAGAACCACCTCCTGGAGGCCAACCTCCGCCTGGTCGTCTCGCTCGCCAAGCGCTACACGGGCCGCGGCATGCTCTTCCTGGACCTGATCCAGGAGGGCAACCTCGGTCTCATCCGCGCAGTCGAGAAGTTCGACTACACCAAGGGCTACAAGTTCTCCACGTACGCCACCTGGTGGATCCGTCAGGCGATCACCCGCGCCATGGCTGACCAGGCCCGCACCATCCGTATCCCGGTGCACATGGTCGAGGTCATCAACAAGCTCGCGCGCGTCCAGCGCCAGATGCTCCAGGACCTGGGCCGTGAGCCCACCCCGGAGGAGCTGGCCAAGGAGCTCGACATGACCCCCGAGAAGGTCATCGAGGTCCAGAAGTACGGCCGTGAGCCGATCTCGCTCCACACTCCTCTGGGTGAGGACGGCGACAGCGAGTTCGGTGACCTCATCGAGGACTCCGAGGCGGTCGTTCCGGCCGACGCGGTCAGCTTCACGCTCCTCCAGGAGCAGCTGCACTCGGTCCTGGACACGCTGTCCGAGCGGGAGGCCGGCGTGGTCTCCATGCGGTTCGGCCTCACCGACGGTCAGCCGAAGACGCTCGACGAGATCGGCAAGGTCTACGGCGTGACGCGTGAGCGCATCCGCCAGATCGAGTCGAAGACCATGTCGAAGCTGCGTCACCCGTCGCGTTCGCAGGTCCTGCGCGACTACCTCGACTGAGCCGTCACGGCTGAGTTCTGCAGCGGGCCCGGATCTCTCCGGTACGAGAGATCCGGGCCCGTTGTGTATGCACGAGTGGATGCGGGCGGCGACAGGCTGGTTGACTCCGGGTGAGGAGAATTCACCGGAGAGTCAGGAAGCTGTATGCGTCGTCCTATCGTCCGAGCGCTGGTCGGGGTGGTGACGCTGGCCGCGGCAGCGGTGCCGTCGGCCGCGCCGGCGTCTGCCGCCACTGCTGTGATCGGCGGTCACGCCGTGTCCGTCGTCGAGAGCCCCTGGGCGGTGGCTGTGTCCAGCCGTCAACGGTTCGGGGGAGACAGGGCGGGCCAGTTCTGCGGGGGAGTGGTGGTGGCCCCGCGCGAGGTGGTCACGGCCGCCCACTGTCTGAGCAGCGAAGTGCTCGGCACTCGGTTGAGCCAGGTGCATGATCTGAAGGTCATTGCAGGCCGCAGCGATCTGCGGACATCTGCCGGCCGTGAGATCGGGGTGAGCTCCACATGGATCGACCCCCGCCACGACCCGGTCAGCAATGCCGGTGACCTGGCGGTGCTGACCCTGTCGAGGGCGCTGCCCGGATCGGATGCGATCAGGATGGCCGACCCGGGCGATCCCGCGGAGCGGCCGGGCACCGACGCCACCGTTTACGGATGGGGTGACGTGGCGGGCACGGGGAGCTACCCCGCGGTGCTGCGTGCGACCCAGGTCTCGGTTCTGCCTGACGCGCGGTGCGCATCGGCGTACCCCGGGTCGTCGAGCGGGACGTTTCAGGCGGCGACCATGCTGTGCGCCGGGGAGACTCGGGGTGGGCACGACGCCTGCCAGGGCGACAGCGGGGGTCCGCTGGTTGCCCGCGGGCGACTCATCGGCCTGGTCTCGTGGGGGGCGGGCTGTGGCCGCGCGAAGAGCCCCGGGGTCTACACCCGGCTGTCGGCCATGGCTGCAGCTGTCGCCGACCACGGCTGACCCGGGAAAGTCCCGGAACGAGCCCGGTTCGGGGCATGAGAACGGGCGGCCTCTCCTGTGGATACAGGCCGGGCCGCCCGTCGACCGGACTGCGACCGGTCCCTGGCTCGTCGTGGTTGCGAGGTGTCAGCGGTCCTCTTCTTCGGAATGTGCCGGCACAGCCGTGAGGCGGTCCGTCTCATCCTGTATGTCCGCGGCGATCTTCTTGAGTTCTGGCTCGAACTTGCGACCGTGGTGGGCGCAGAAGAGCAGTTCGCCGCCGCTGGTGAGGACAACGCGCAGGTATGCCTGGGCGCCGCATCGGTCGCAGCGGTCAGCGGCCGTCAGCGGGCTCGCGGGGGTCAGAACAGTAGTCACGTCGCCTCTTCTCTAGCTCGACGAGCTGTCGTACCAGGGTCAACATCCAACCAGGCCGAAAACGTTCCCGCTCGTGGCTTTTCCTTGAAAATTTTTGTCAAGGTGGCTGTCTGTCGCCGGTTGGCGGCGAATAGGCCGTATTGCGGTGGCTTTACGGTTTCGCGTTGCTTGTCTTCGTTTTGATCCTCCCGGCTGGCTGCCGGTTGTTGATGAGGACGTGCCCGGAGCCTAAATGGTTCATGCGTGGAAGGGAACGTGATGTGTGCTTCACTCCAACGAGCGATCGAACAGGTGTACGGTGCCGGTTTGAGTCCGGACGTCTTCTAGGGTGGCGTAACAACGCCTCTACCAGGGCTCGGTACCCTCTGACGGGCGACCGACGCCTGGCCTGTACCCACTGGGCCCCAAAATAAATTCAGCGAGGAGCGAACCGCGTGACCGCCGATACGTCCGTGCCGTCCACTGCGCTGCTGAGTGGAGCAGACCGTGATGGCTCCAACTACACCGCGCGGCACCTGCTCGTACTCGAAGGGCTCGAAGCGGTCCGTAAGCGGCCCGGTATGTACATCGGGTCCACCGACAGCCGCGGCCTGATGCACTGCCTCTGGGAGATCATCGACAACTCGGTCGACGAAGCTCTCGGCGGCTACTGCGACCACATCGATGTGATTCTCCACGAGGACGGCTCCGTCGAGGTCCGGGACAACGGGCGCGGCATTCCGGTCGACGTCGAGCCCAAGACCGGACTGTCCGGCGTCGAGGTCGTGATGACCAAGCTGCATGC from Streptomyces sp. NBC_01267 harbors:
- a CDS encoding S1 family peptidase gives rise to the protein MRRPIVRALVGVVTLAAAAVPSAAPASAATAVIGGHAVSVVESPWAVAVSSRQRFGGDRAGQFCGGVVVAPREVVTAAHCLSSEVLGTRLSQVHDLKVIAGRSDLRTSAGREIGVSSTWIDPRHDPVSNAGDLAVLTLSRALPGSDAIRMADPGDPAERPGTDATVYGWGDVAGTGSYPAVLRATQVSVLPDARCASAYPGSSSGTFQAATMLCAGETRGGHDACQGDSGGPLVARGRLIGLVSWGAGCGRAKSPGVYTRLSAMAAAVADHG
- a CDS encoding DUF7455 domain-containing protein, producing MTTVLTPASPLTAADRCDRCGAQAYLRVVLTSGGELLFCAHHGRKFEPELKKIAADIQDETDRLTAVPAHSEEEDR